The following coding sequences lie in one Silene latifolia isolate original U9 population chromosome 5, ASM4854445v1, whole genome shotgun sequence genomic window:
- the LOC141655060 gene encoding putative disease resistance protein RGA3 produces MAESILFNIVEKILVSLSQHAFQGVVSCWGAKQDLEKLEDTLRFIRARVHNAERRHEEDSSQVIKDWVGDEEPISRLVVERETISFVQADIVIGRDGDKNNILDMLFDPKHAEDGVSVIPIVGFGGLGKTTLAQLKKVQGEISKALIDESYHDLSREQIQSKIRIAVKDKKFLLVLDDIWDDSPDRWEILFGLLQCGNRGSKIIVTTRSDVVAAIVGIIPKAYKLGLLTKEESWTLFKMLAFKHGQEESCPTLAQIGKEIVGNCGNVPLAIRVVGSLLYSKPTEKEWELFRDAQHSRRQRFNSNELVRLWMAQGYIEMEDVGDQYFLELVRRNLFQDVEKYDIREVIRCKMHDLVHDLAQLVAGDESSVIDGFTNRLVHVNFDDNAHYGPKSLLVAKSLRSLLLGNDNSPESLKEVLRFRSLRALKFSKIKVVPDSINRLTHLRYLNLSESLIESLPTGITRLDNLKTLNLDYCSELKELPTGFTKLVNLRHLGIQACAFTEMPPHFGRLKSLRELTRFIVGQNNGLDTLGDLNLRGRLEIEFRRWRTNTVLEAQVINLKEKKQLTSLSFCFEYEGDQPAVATKDELLLLESLHLPPTLKYELPKLVEIRIRACDSCQALPLFSRLPLLKFLYFEELEALEYIEVDDVMISNEAFFPVLETLWLHNMQELKRWSKVEEEASLHLGQCYIFPRLRTLWITRCRKLMTLPFMPQLESFSVRDIHEELLKSILTSSSSTSSPPTL; encoded by the exons ATGGCAGAGAGTATCCTATTCAACATTGTTGAGAAGATATTGGTATCTTTGAGCCAACATGCTTTTCAAGGTGTTGTATCTTGTTGGGGTGCAAAGCAGGACTTAGAGAAGCTTGAAGATACTCTAAGGTTCATTCGAGCTCGTGTTCATAATGCTGAAAGGCGTCATGAAGAGGATAGCAGTCAAGTGATCAAAGATTGGGTTGGAG ATGAAGAGCCAATTAGCCGTTTGGTAGTTGAAAGGGAAACTATCTCTTTTGTTCAAGCAGACATTGTTATTGGTAGGGATGGTGATAAAAATAACATCCTTGATATGCTTTTTGATCCCAAGCACGCGGAAGATGGTGTTTCTGTGATACCTATTGTGGGCTTTGGCGGATTAGGGAAAACTACTCTTGCGCAATTG AAAAAAGTTCAAGGCGAAATTTCGAAAGCCTTGATTGATGAGAGTTATCATGATCTTTCAAGGGAGCAAATTCAGTCAAAAATTAGAATAGCAGTTAAAGATAAGAAGTTTCTGCTTGTGCTGGATGATATATGGGATGATAGTCCAGATAGGTGGGAGATTCTCTTCGGCTTGTTGCAATGTGGTAATCGCGGAAGTAAAATAATTGTAACTACGCGATCTGATGTGGTTGCAGCTATTGTAGGCATAATTCCCAAAGCCTACAAACTGGGACTTCTAACAAAAGAGGAGTCTTGGACTCTGTTCAAAATGTTGGCATTTAAACATGGCCAAGAGGAGAGCTGTCCTACTTTGGCTCAAATTGGTAAAGAGATAGTGGGAAATTGCGGAAATGTTCCGTTGGCTATCAGGGTTGTTGGAAGCCTTCTATACTCAAAACCCACCGAGAAAGAGTGGGAACTATTTAGAGATGCTCAACACTCGAGAAGGCAAAG GTTTAACAGTAATGAACTTGTTCGTTTGTGGATGGCCCAAGGATATATTGAGATGGAGGATGTTGGGGATCAGTACTTTCTTGAGTTGGTAAGAAGGAATCTTTTTCAAGATGTTGAGAAATATGATATCCGTGAAGTTATACGCTGTAAAATGCATGACTTGGTGCATGATTTGGCTCAACTTGTAGCTGGTGATGAGAGCAGTGTTATCGACGGGTTCACTAATAGACTTGTGCATGTCAATTTTGATGATAATGCACACTATGGCCCAAAATCCTTGCTCGTTGCAAAAAGTTTACGATCTTTACTTTTGGGAAATGATAATTCACCAGAATCATTAAAAGAGGTTTTGAGGTTCAGATCATTGCGTGCTCTGAAGTTCTCCAAGATTAAGGTAGTGCCAGATTCAATAAATAGGTTGACACATTTAAGGTATCTTAATCTCTCAGAGAGCCTGATTGAATCCCTTCCTACTGGTATAACTAGGCTAGATAACCTGAAAACTCTAAACTTAGACTATTGTAGTGAGCTTAAAGAATTGCCTACAGGTTTTACTAAATTGGTGAACCTCAGGCACCTTGGAATTCAGGCATGCGCTTTTACTGAAATGCCTCCGCATTTCGGCAGACTGAAGTCTCTTAGAgagttaactagatttattgtGGGACAGAACAACGGTTTAGACACACTGGGTGACTTAAATCTCAGGGGTAGATTAGAAATTGAATTCCGCAGATGGCGCACAAACACTGTGCTTGAAGCCCAGGTTATCAATTTAAAAGAAAAGAAACAATTGACCTCACTCTCATTCTGCTTTGAGTACGAAGGCGACCAACCAGCAGTTGCAACTAAAgatgagttgttgttgttggagtCCTTGCATCTACCACCAACTCTTAAATATGAGTTACCTAAACTTGTTGAAATTCGAATCAGAGCGTGTGATAGTTGTCAAGCCTTACCACTCTTCagccgacttcctcttctcaagTTTCTTTATTTTGAAGAGCTTGAAGCCTTGGAATATATAGAAGTTGACGACGTTATGATTAGCAATGAAGCATTTTTTCCCGTCTTGGAGACTTTATGGCTACATAATATGCAAGAACTAAAGAGGTGGTCAAAAGTGGAAGAAGAAGCCAGTCTTCACCTAGGGCAGTGTTATATCTTTCCTCGGCTTAGAACACTTTGGATAACAAGGTGCCGCAAGTTGATGACATTACCCTTTATGCCACAGCTTGAGTCATTTTCTGTTCGTGATATCCATGAGGAGTTACTGAAATCCATTCTAACATCATCGTCCTCGACTTCATCACCTCCCACATTATGA